A genomic region of Drosophila kikkawai strain 14028-0561.14 chromosome X, DkikHiC1v2, whole genome shotgun sequence contains the following coding sequences:
- the LOC138929256 gene encoding uncharacterized protein, producing MPIGDGEEPKSLLTVCKAKSESTVPSKSENPSRSKGPLTTATPLRSTSTSPEVPRSAPSTKAAKSVVSPHFTRASGRMAQAEGDKALRKFMTITDRIRVYNGSNDPPKSSSLIQEQCIQMPSLQGSPRSEGLPTVSSTAIGEAVPRGTN from the exons ATGCCAATTGGTGACGGTGAGGAACCAAAATCCCTTTTGACCGTTTGTAAGGCAAAGAGTGAATCTACTGTGCCTTCCAAAAGCGAAAATCCCTCTCGCAGCAAAGGCCCATTGACAACCGCAACTCCACTAAGATCTACGAGCACGTCGCCTGAAGTTCCACGGTCTGCACCATCCACAAAAGCCGCAAAATCAGTCGTATCTCCCCACTTCACTAGAGCAAGTGGCAGAATGGCTCAAGCTGAGGGAGACAAGGCCTTGAGGAAATTCATGACCATAACCGATAGG ATCCGTGTATACAATGGCTCCAACGACCCACCAAAATCCTCGTCGCTCATCCAGGAGCAATGTATACagatgccgagtctgcaggGGAGTCCACGCTCTGAGGGTTTGCCAACGGTTTCTTCAACTGCCATCGGTGAAGCGGTTCCACGCGGTACTAATTAA